The Sphingobacteriales bacterium DNA segment TATGGCTAAGATAAAAATTACGCAGGTAAAGAGTACCATCGACAGGAGTCAACGACAAAAAGATACCATCAAGGCATTAGGTATTCAGAAGGTAAACAGAAGCGTTGAGAAAGAG contains these protein-coding regions:
- a CDS encoding 50S ribosomal protein L30, giving the protein MAKIKITQVKSTIDRSQRQKDTIKALGIQKVNRSVEKE